In Jaculus jaculus isolate mJacJac1 chromosome 4, mJacJac1.mat.Y.cur, whole genome shotgun sequence, a single genomic region encodes these proteins:
- the Arl5a gene encoding ADP-ribosylation factor-like protein 5A isoform X1 produces the protein MGILFTRIWRLFNHQEHKVIIVGLDNAGKTTILYQFSMNEVVHTSPTIGSNVEEIVINNTRFLMWDIGGQESLRSSWNTYYTNTEFVIVVVDSTDRERISVTREELYKMLAHEDLRKAGLLIFANKQDVKECMTVAEISQFLKLTSIKDHQWHIQACCALTGEGLCQGLEWMMSRLKIR, from the exons ATGGGAATTCTCTTCACCAGGATCTGGAGACTGTTCAATCACCAGG agcaCAAAGTTATCATTGTTGGGTTGGATAATGCAGGGAAAACTACTATCCTTTACCAGTT TTCAATGAATGAAGTTGTCCATACATCTCCTACAATTGGAAGTAACGTAGAAGAGATAGTGATTAATAATACACGTTTCCTAATGTGGGATATTGGTGGCCAAGAATCTCTTCGTTCTTCTTGGAACACTTACTATACTAACACAGAG TTTGTAATAGTTGTTGTGGACagtacagacagagaaaggatttCTGTAACTAGAGAAGAACTCTACAAAATGTTAGCACATGAG GACCTAAGGAAAGCTGGATTGCTGATTTTTGCTAATAAACAAGATGTCAAAGAGTGTATGACTGTAGCAGAAATCTCCCAGTTTTTGAAGCTAACGTCTATTAAAGATCACCAGTGGCATATCCAGGCATGCTGTGCTCTTACTGGCGAAGG tttatGCCAAGGACTTGAATGGATGATGTCACGACTTAAGATCAGATGA
- the Arl5a gene encoding ADP-ribosylation factor-like protein 5A isoform X2, with protein MNEVVHTSPTIGSNVEEIVINNTRFLMWDIGGQESLRSSWNTYYTNTEFVIVVVDSTDRERISVTREELYKMLAHEDLRKAGLLIFANKQDVKECMTVAEISQFLKLTSIKDHQWHIQACCALTGEGLCQGLEWMMSRLKIR; from the exons ATGAATGAAGTTGTCCATACATCTCCTACAATTGGAAGTAACGTAGAAGAGATAGTGATTAATAATACACGTTTCCTAATGTGGGATATTGGTGGCCAAGAATCTCTTCGTTCTTCTTGGAACACTTACTATACTAACACAGAG TTTGTAATAGTTGTTGTGGACagtacagacagagaaaggatttCTGTAACTAGAGAAGAACTCTACAAAATGTTAGCACATGAG GACCTAAGGAAAGCTGGATTGCTGATTTTTGCTAATAAACAAGATGTCAAAGAGTGTATGACTGTAGCAGAAATCTCCCAGTTTTTGAAGCTAACGTCTATTAAAGATCACCAGTGGCATATCCAGGCATGCTGTGCTCTTACTGGCGAAGG tttatGCCAAGGACTTGAATGGATGATGTCACGACTTAAGATCAGATGA